One genomic region from Amia ocellicauda isolate fAmiCal2 chromosome 4, fAmiCal2.hap1, whole genome shotgun sequence encodes:
- the LOC136748823 gene encoding piezo-type mechanosensitive ion channel component 2, translating into MAGDIAVGMIFRLLLPLLLLAAISFRYNGLSLVYLLFLLILPLLPNPTVASMRGTTGRFLRFICYISVTFLAVQCGLQITFIYVPRQVSGIWESVLCHVGIVRFSAVDGGNIVRLLAPDLGLFLAGLLIYRLCRKLLRPQIPIAAHDNCILRSDTEDLQGSGLDSESESEESSADTDGSSLDSSDQAAQTGGNQPKFIQKLMVFAAGLRLLLTAVLNTAGKVVVTVLLGLAGIMLPSLTSAVYFSVFLWLVWCWACHRPISLVLFSSLCVMVAIFSAGHLLGLYLYQLPYFQELVPPQDIYARLFGMTAFIRTSISDPHRLGLHGDITWPVLLNPLVLLVLYYTLVALLHKWVHIPAEVALPQFENRLPEGRHGLRRMLWATGNEKKELLTSMDEDNSISNEPIPFLVSGRWQHAVGLGSGRLQGKDVAFPECYTLPVYRTQDPSSSEEEEEEEEKEQEEEEEGVSEGLTESEPAGPSGLVLFGQFIMKQSYVSALIVMMVWSITYNSWLTFVLLVWSCAIWMLRDRRRYAMLSAPFLALYGTALVLCAFVSGLRLQPDELYPGLPPAVLVDFDLRGHPTPCTHLGAKVSYAFTFWLLLRQHLTEKQEEQRLKQEPLEEIKVCSPPPSPGQDDSPVTLMEVLGSLVKSMLVKYWILFCCTMFFVVSFSGKVVVYKILYIMLFLFCVVLYQVRYDVWRRVLKYFWAVVVGYSMVVLIAIYMYQFKTVSGLFRQIMGMSEEGLRDLGLEQYDTVELFARILLPSSFLLACILQLYYFNTDFLSLTDLDNVPERQGQSREDLRATVDVIMDAIKENIEKLQKRLAKEQQSGGSLDTLDKPGLSEPDEASNAGTEKPLNQWVLVVDRAGLLVLQALWGLQQLQELCWRLLELHSLKIVSTGIIWVTLREVSLMNYLFVVLWCFALPFSRIRPLASSVSTVWAGLMVVCKMMYQLKFIKPLEYSSNCAAGLVPANGSLSPGGNMEELLQRSVLYMEPVDPALWCGALRKCGDSILPCLRNHLTVLALLAFEVTVQRHQLYFRLRNGLQMPVTGTLFTGITRQHLDQGLLPCLKYFINYFFYKFGLEVSVVVAVNVIGQRMDFYALLHSCALIAVLSRRRRKSIGEVWPKYCCFTASLMVFQYLLCIGIPPALCYDYPWRTSRQALSSNLIKWLYLPDFARQPDPIFIIYDHMLLLCSCLQGQVFMEENTVAVRLLAGDNLEISRSLDSRTLSQYTPVGNFLHCRSYLDMVKVFVFSYFFWLVLCLIFITGTTRINIFCMGYLVACFYFMLFGGTLLLQPVRHILRLWDWLIGYTCLVIAMKNLLSLGSCAYLDSLLQRGCWFIQTFSMFCTIKGYNIPPPTGKCELPEGEAGIVWDAICLMFLLAQRRVFLSYYFLYVVSDLKASKILASRGAELFEAKVKKRIAARLELEKKSVETLKRQMEKIKSKQKRFEGGEGSTPPEQGVPAEQLSPDTEPRHDGDLDTQGGSEKGDKSDKKEWWRPWVTHSSMVRSGSYYLFESDSEEEEEDHEEKEEEPPPKKKTAFQLAYEAWMTSSKAALEGHKKEESTLRREERRRARQELHRQHGIDHAESSEDETDQSDTQEVTEGGTESMIQRLIDTVRFARVFVHSLLDDLTDGLNSFCKDNLDISKVLRFERAMLDQEMKKGKDASQDTIRQFYQSRLSRQAMLQSPEDPEEPEHLPSSPCGYSKLHSSDSKLSWSSSVSSCLTDMTMLGSRQPTQEDLDEELPPGPPALPAPPAGDQLRRRLLKSTNIDLASFDTESLGAGSLVEVVLEEKEERDEDRQEGEEEDDDVDGEPQPQPHTLVLGSGGDPLDETEKLQDPRPLTQETRALTASELLLNKMFENQEMEESDRFYEVLPQPVPLLFALYNTMVSKSEMLCYFVIILNHMVSASLLTLVLPVLIFLWAMLSVPRPTKRFWMTAIIYTELTVVVKYFFQFGFFPWTSSAYRGINAERPFALPNIIGVEKKDGYVLFDLGQLLALFFHRSILKCHGLWDMKEVEMPDFFKKLKRKTQKQRGGGERGGRAGRRLPFLQSSTGSLFQRRKTHDSTDAGNVEPPQRESRKRKRRHSKIPLTRKEIMKQKVREKMLELKAKTVEIALHIYLPVRQFFYDIIHPEYSPVCDVYALMFLVDVVNFIVIIFGYWAFGKHSAAADITESLSEDQVPEAFLVMLLIQFGTMIVDRALYLRKTLMGKCVFQVVLVFGIHFWMFFILPGVTERRFNKNQVAQLWYFVKCVYFGLSAYQIKCGYPNRVLGNFLTKNYNFLNLFLFQGFRLVPFLTELRAVMDWVWTDTTLSLSSWICVEDIYANIFILRCWRESEKKYPQPSGQKKKMVVKYGMGGLIIFALICIVWFPLLFMSLVKSVAGVTNQPLDVSIQLSIGGYEPLFSMSAQEQNLQPYSQSAYNQMTKQYATHPSAMQFIVNYMPEDIVVARIKSDASLLWSISPASRAAMVQELSNSSHIYITLRWTLLRNASLVMNAQTAGEHTVKYEDKGMRDEIVQMLQGTRSQPVILSALLPKFIRAPSGPEAKIGHRLGVANEGTEEQQSLALFRPVAIRLQTAKASVPGEQAPQWWVVQECQPGRSLASCHNIEVVVFSDKVSPSSLGFLAGYGIVGLYMSVVLVIGKFVREFFNGISRSIMFEELPCVDRVLKLCTDIFVVRETGELGLEEQLFAKLIFLYRSPETMIKMTREKESD; encoded by the exons ATGGCTGGGGACATAGCTGTGGGAATGATCTTCAGGTTGCTGCTGcccctgctgctgctggctg CCATTTCTTTTCGCTACAATGGTCTGTCCTTGGTctacctcctcttcctcctcatcctcccGCTGCTCCCCAACCCTACAGTTGCCTCCATGCGTG GCACAACGGGTCGGTTTCTGCGCTTCATCTGCTACATCAGTGTCAccttcctggctgtgcagtgtgGGCTGCAGATCACCTTCATCTACGTCCCCAGGCAGG TGAGTGGGATCTGGGAGTCGGTCCTGTGCCACGTGGGCATCGTACG GTTCAGCGCAGTGGATGGGGGAAACATTGTGCGCCTCTTGGCCCCCGACCTGGGCCTGTTCCTGGCCGGGCTGCTCATCTACAGACTCTGCAGGAAGCTACTGAGGCCCCAGATCCCCATCGCTGCCCACGACAACTGTATCCTGCGCTCAGACACCGAG GACCTGCAGGGCTCGGGCTTGGACTCAGAGTCAGAATCGGAGGAGAGCAGTGCTGACACAGATGGGTCGTCATTGGACAGCTCGGACCAGGCCGCTCAGACGGGCGGCAACCAGCCCAAGTTCATCCAGAAGCTGATGGTGTTCGCGGCCGGACTGCGCCTGCTTCTGACCGCTGTCCTGAACACGGCGGGCAAGGTGGTGGTGACTGTGCTGCTGGGCCTGGCAG GTATCATGCTGCCCTCTCTGACCTCGGCAGTGTATTTCTCTGTCTTCCTGTGGCTGGTGTGGTGCTGGGCCTGCCATCGCCCAATCAGCCTGGTTCTCTTCAGCAGCCTGTGTGTGATGGTGGCCATCTTCAGTGCTGGGCACCTGCTGGGGCTCTACCTGTACCAACTGCCATACTTCCAGGAGCTTGTCCCCCCTCAGGACATCTACGCCAG ACTGTTTGGCATGACAGCGTTCATCCGTACCTCCATCTCGGACCCGCACCGGCTGGGCCTCCACGGGGACATCACCTGGCCCGTGCTGCTGAaccccctggtcctgctggTGCTGTACTACACCCTGGTGGCTCTGCTGCACAAGTGGGTGCACATCCCAGCAGAG GTGGCCCTGCCCCAGTTTGAAAACAGACTCCCAGAGGGGCGCCATGGTCTGCGCAGGATGCTGTGGGCGACCGGAAACGAAAAGAAGGAG CTGCTCACCAGTATGGATGAGGACAACAGCATTTCCAATGAG CCTATCCCCTTCTTGGTGAGCGGGAGGTGGCAGCATGCTGTTGGGCTGGGCTCAGGTCGACTGCAAGGGAAGGATGTCGCATTTCCTGAGTGCTACACCCTGCCAGTCTACCGCACACAGGATCCCTCCAGCTCAG aggaggaggaggaagaagaggagaaggagcaggaggaggaggaggaaggggtcTCAGAGGGCCTCACCGAGAGCGAGCCCGCTGGGCCCAGCGGGTTGGTGCTGTTCGGACAGTTCATCATGAAGCAGAGCTACGTCAGCGCCCTCATCGTCATGATG GTCTGGAGTATCACCTACAATAGCTGGCTGACCTTTGTGCTGCTGGTGTGGTCCTGCGCCATCTGGATGCTGCGCGACCGCCGGCGCTACGCCATGCTGAGCGCGCCCTTCCTGGCCCTGTACGGCACGGCGCTGGTGCTGTGTGCCTTCGTGAGTGGACTGCGGCTGCAGCCTGATGAGCTGTACCCGGGCCTGCCCCCTGCCGTGCTGGTGGACTTCGACCTCAGGGGCCACCCCACGCCCTGCACACACCTGGGCGCTAAG GTCTCCTACGCCTTCACGTTCTGGCTGTTGCTGCGTCAACACCTGACAGAAAAGCAGGAAGAGCAGCGCCTGAAGCAGGAGCCCCTGGAAGAGATCAAAGT ctgctctccccctccctccccaggaCAGGACGACAGCCCTGTGACCCTGATGGAGGTCCTGGGGTCCCTGGTGAAAAGCATGCTGGTCAAGTACTGGATCCTATTCTGCTGCACCATGTTCTTTGTGGTCAGCTTCTCGGGCAAGGTGGTGGTCTACAAGATCCTATACATCATGCTGTTCCTCTTCTGCGTGGTCCTCTACCAG GTGCGGTATGATGTTTGGCGCCGGGTGTTAAAGTACTTCTGGGCGGTGGTTGTGGGCTACTCCATGGTTGTGCTCATCGCCATCTACATGTACCAGTTCAAGACCGTGTCCGGACTGTTCCGGCAGATCATGGGCATGTCAGAGGAGGG cctGCGTGACCTGGGTCTGGAGCAGTATGACACGGTGGAGCTTTTTGCCCGGATTCTGTTACCCTCGTCATTCCTGCTGGCCTGTATCCTGCAGCTGTACTACTTCAACACGGACTTCCTGTCCCTCACTGACCTGGACAATGTGCCTGAGCggcagggacagtccag AGAAGACCTGAGAGCCACCGTGGACGTGATCATGGATGC caTTAAGGAAAACATTGAAAAACTTCAGAAAAG GCTGGCCAAGGAGCAGCAGAGTGGCGGCAGTCTGGACACCCTGGACAAGCCAGGCCTCTCTGAGCCGGACGAGGCTTCGAACGCGGGCACCG AGAAGCCGCTGAATCAGTGGGTGCTGGTAGTGGACCGGGCTGGACTGCTGGTGCTGCAGGCCCTGTGGGggctgcagcagctgcaggagctgTGCTGGAGACTGCTGGAGCTGCACAGCCTGAAGATCGTCTCTACAGGCATCATCTGGGTCACATTGAGAGAG GTGTCTCTCATGAATTACCTGTTCGTGGTGCTCTGGTGTTTTGCCCTGCCCTTCTCGCGCATTCGCCCCCTGGCCTCCAGTGTTTCCACAGTGTGGGCCGGCCTCATGGTGGTCTGTAAGATGATGTATCAGCTGAAGTTCATCAAGCCCCTCGAATACTCCTCCAACTGCGCTGCT GGGCTGGTACCAGCGAACGGCAGTCTGTCTCCGGGGGGCAACAtggaggagctgctgcagaggtCCGTGCTGTACATGGAGCCGGTGGACCCGGCGCTGTGGTGTGGTGCGCTGAGGAAGTGTGGCGACAGCATCCTGCCCTGCCTCAGG AACCACCTCACCGTGCTGGCACTGCTGGCCTTTGAGGTGACAGTCCAGCGGCACCAGCTGTACTTCCGGCTGAGGAACGGCCTGCAGATGCCTGTCACCGGCACGCTGTTCACCGGCATCACCCGGCAACACCTGGACCAGGGCTTGCTCCCCTGCCTCAAGTACTTCATCAACTACTTCTTCTACAAGTTTGGCCTGGAG GTGAGTGTGGTGGTGGCGGTGAATGTGATTGGCCAGCGGATGGATTTCTACGCCCTGCTGCACTCCTGTGCCCTGATTGCAGTCCTGTCACGCCGGCGCCGGAAGTCCATCGGCGAAGTGTGGCCCAAATACTGCTGCTTCACTGCCAGCCTCATGGTCTTCCAGTACCTGCTGTGCATCGGGATTCCCCCGGCCCTGTGCTACG atTACCCATGGAGGACCTCTAGGCAGGCTCTCAGCTCCAACCTCATCAAGTGGCTCTACCTGCCCGACTTCGCCAGGCAGCCCGACCCCATCTTCATCATCT atgACCACATGCTCCTTCTGTGCTCCTGCCTGCAGGGGCAGGTGTTTATGGAAGAGAACACAGTAGCAGTCCGTCTCCTGGCAGGGGACAATCTGGAGATCAGCCGCAGTCTGGATTCCCGAACCCTCAGCCAGTACACCCCCGTCGGCAACTTCCTACACTGCAG GTCTTACCTGGACATGGTCAAAGTGTTTGTGTTCAGCTACTTCTTCTGGCTGGTGCTGTGCCTCATCTTCATCACCGGCACCACGCGCATCAATATCTTCTGCATGGGCTACCTGGTGGCCTGCTTCTACTTCATGCTGTTTGGAGGCACCCTGCTGCTGCAGCCGGTGCGGCACATCCTGCGACTCTGGGACTGGCTCATCGGCTACACCTGCCTGGTCATCGCCATGAAGAACCTGCTGTCT CTGGGGTCCTGTGCCTACCTGGACAGCCTGCTGCAGAGAGGCTGCTGGTTCATTCAGACGTTCAGCATGTTCTGCACCATCAAGGGCTACAACATCC CACCCCCTACTGGCAAGTGCGAGCTGCCAGAGGGCGAGGCGGGCATTGTCTGGGACGCCATCTGCCTAATGTTCCTCCTGGCGCAGCGCAGAGTCTTCCTCAGCTACTACTTCCTGTACGTGGTGTCTGACCTGAAGGCCTCCAAGATCCTGGCATCCAG GGGCGCCGAGCTCTTTGAGGCCAAGGTAAAGAAGCGCATCGCGGCTCGGCTGGAGCTGGAGAAGAAGTCTGTGGAGACACTGAAGAGACA GATGGAGAAGATAAAATCCAAACAGAAGAGGTTTGAAGGGGGTGAGGGGAGCACTCCCCCGGAGCAGGGAGTCCCAGCCGAGCAGCTGAGCCCGGACACGGAGCCCCGGCACGATGGGGACCTGGATACTCAGG GTGGGAGTGAGAAGGGGGACAAAAGTGATAAAAAGGAGTGGTGGCGGCCATGGGTGACCCACTCCTCCA tggtgcGCAGTGGCAGCTACTACCTGTTCGAGTCGGacagcgaggaggaggaggaggaccacgaggagaaggaggaggaaccCCCCCCCAAGAAGAAAACCGCCTTTCAG CTGGCGTACGAGGCCTGGATGACGAGCTCCAAAGCAGCCCTGGAGGGACACAAGAAAGAGGAGTCCAccctgaggagggaggagaggaggagagccaGGCAGGAGCTGCACAGACAGCATG GCATTGACCATGCAGAGTCCAGTGAGGATGAGACGGACCAGAGTGACACACAAGAAGtcacagagggagggacag AGAGCATGATCCAGCGTCTCATCGATACAGTCCGGTTCGCCCGGGTCTTCGTCCACTCCCTCCTGGACGACCTCACAGATGGCCTCAACTCCTTCTGCAAAGACAACCTGGACATCTCCAAGGTGCTGCGCTTCGAGAGGGCCATGCTAGACCAGGAAATGAAGAAG GGAAAAGATGCTTCCCAGGACACTATCAGGCAGTTCTACCAGAGCAGACTGTCCAGGCAGGCCATGCTGCAGTCCCCCGAGGACCCGGAAGAGCCCGAGCACCTGCCATCCTCCCCGTGTGGCTACAGCAAACTGCACAGCTCTGACTCCAAGCTGTCCTGGAGCAGCAGTGTGTCCAG CTGCTTGACTGACATGACCATGCTGGGCTCACGCCAGCCCACGCAGGAGGACCTGGACGAGGAGCTGCCGCCAggcccccctgccctccctgcaCCCCCTGCTGGAGACCAGCTCCGCCGCAGACTCCTGAAATCGACCAACATCGACCTGGCCTCCTTTGACACAGAGAGCCTCGGAGCAGG CAGCCTTGTGGAGGTCGTCttggaggagaaagaagaaagggATGAAGATAGACaggaaggagaggaggaggacgatGATGTGGATGGTGAACCCCAGCCGCAGCCCCACACCTTGGTCCTGGGCTCTGGTGGGGATCCCCTGGATGAGACGGAGAAGCTGCAGGACCCAAGACCGCTCACCCAGGAGACGCGCGCCCTAACTGCCAGCGAACTGCTGCTGAACAA GATGTTTGAGAACCAGGAGATGGAGGAGTCGGACAGGTTCTACGAGGTTCTGCCCCAACCAGTGCCCCTGCTCTTTGCGCTCTACAACACCATGGTGTCCAAGTCTGAGATGCTGTGTTACTTCGTCATCATCCTCAACCACATGGTGTCGGCCTCCCTGCTCACACTGGTGCTGCCAGTGCTCATCTTCCTCTGGGCCATGCTGTCCGTGCCCAGGCCCACCAAGCGGTTCTGGATGACTGCCATCATCTACACAGAG cTCACAGTGGTTGTCAAGTATTTCTTCCAGTTTGGCTTCTTCCCCTGGACCAGCTCAGCGTACCGCGGCATCAACGCGGAGCGCCCCTTCGCCCTGCCCAACATCATTGGGGTGGAGAAGAAGGACGGCTACGTGCTCTTCGACCTGGGGCAGCTGTTGGCCCTGTTCTTCCACCGGTCCATCCTGAAG TGTCACGGCCTGTGGGACATGAAGGAGGTGGAGATGCCCGACTTCTTCAAGAAACTGAAGCGCAAGACACAGAAGCAGCGGGGGGGCGGAGAGCGGGGGGGTAGGGCCGGGCGCAGGCTGCCCTTTCTGCAAAGCTCCACGGGCTCCCTCTTCCAACGCAGGAAGACACATGACAGCACAGACG CAGGCAATGTGGAGCCGCCGCAGCGCGAGTCCCGCAAGAGGAAGCGGCGCCATTCGAAGATTCCCCTGACCCGGAAGGAGATAATGAAGCAGAAGGTCCGGGAGAAGATGCTGGAGCTGAAGGCCAAGACTGTGGAAAT agCTCTCCACATCTACCTACCCGTCAGGCAGTTCTTCTACGACATCATCCACCCGGAGTACAGCCCCGTGTGCGACGTCTACGCCCTCATGTTTCTGGTCGACGTTGTGAATTTCATTGTCATCATTTTTGGGTACTGGGCTTTCGGA AAACACAGCGCGGCGGCCGACATCACGGAGTCCCTGTCCGAGGACCAGGTGCCCGAGGCCTTCCTGGTGATGCTGCTGATCCAGTTCGGCACCATGATTGTGGACCGGGCCCTGTACCTGCGCAAGACCCTGATGGGGAAGTGTGTGTTCCAGGTGGTTCTGGTGTTCGGGATCCACTTCTGGATGTTCTTCATCCTGCCGGGGGTCACGGAGAG GAGGTTCAACAAGAACCAAGTGGCCCAGCTGTGGTACTTCGTAAAGTGCGTGTACTTCGGACTTTCCGCCTACCAGATCAAGTGTGGCTACCCCAACCGCGTCCTCGGCAACTTCCTGACCAAGAACTACAACTTCCTCAACCTGTTCCTGTTTCAGGG GTTCCGCCTGGTCCCGTTCCTGACGGAGCTGCGTGCGGTGATGGACTGGGTCTGGACAGACACCACACTCAGCCTGTCCAGCTGGATTTGTGTGGAGGACATCTACGCCAACATTTTCATCCTCAGGTGCTGGAGGGAGTCTGagaag AAATACCCCCAGCCTTCAGGGCAGAAGAAGAAGATGGTGGTGAAGTACGGCATGGGCGGCCTCATCATCTTCGCCCTCATCTGCATCGTCTGGTTCCCCCTGCTTTTCATGTCGCTGGTGAAGTCCGTGGCTGGGGTGACCAATCAGCCGTTGGACGTCTCCATTCAGCTCAGCATAGGGGGGTATGAG cCGCTGTTCTCCATGAGCGCCCAGGAGCAGAACCTGCAGCCCTACTCCCAGTCCGCCTACAACCAGATGACCAAGCAGTACGCCACGCATCCA TCAGCCATGCAGTTTATAGTGAACTACATGCCGGAGGACATCGTCGTGGCGAGAATCAAGAGCGACGCCAGTCTGCTGTGGAGCATCAGCCCGGCCAGCCGAGCCGCCATGGTGCAGGAGCTGAGCAACTCCTCGCACATTTACATCACCCTGCGCTGGACCCTGCTCAG GAACGCCTCTCTGGTGATGAACGCGCAGACAGCCGGCGAGCACACAGTGAAATACGAGGACAAGGGCATGAGGGACGAGATCGTGCAGATGCTCCAGGGGACGCGCAGCCAGCCTGT gATCCTCTCTGCACTGCTGCCCAAGTTCATCCGTGCGCCCTCTGGCCCCGAAGCCAAGATAGGACACAGGCTAGGAGTGGCCAA CGAGGGGACGGAGGAGCAGCAGAGCCTGGCGCTGTTCCGGCCTGTGGCGATCCGGCTGCAGACGGCGAAGGCCAGTGTGCCGGGGGAGCAGGCACCGCAGTGGTGGGTGGTGCAGGAGTGCCAGCCAGGCCGCAGCCTCGCCAGCTGTCACAACATCGAGGTGGTAGTCTTCAGTGACAAGGTCAGCCCCTCCAGCCTGGGCTTCCTGGCAGGCTATGG CATCGTTGGGCTGTACATGTCGGTGGTGCTGGTGATCGGGAAGTTCGTGCGGGAGTTCTTCAACGGGATCTCGCGCTCCATCATGTTCGAGGAGCTGCCCTGTGTGGACCGTGTGCTGAAGCTCTGCACGGACATCTTCGTGGTGCGGGAGACCGGCGAGCTGGGCCTGGAGGAGCAGCTCTTCGCCAAGCTCATCTTCCTGTACCGCTCCCCCGAGACCATGATCAAGATGACCCGGGAGAAGGAGAGTGACTga